Part of the Pan paniscus chromosome 3, NHGRI_mPanPan1-v2.0_pri, whole genome shotgun sequence genome is shown below.
GGAACACTTTGGCATAAAATGATAgtgatatttttaattaaaaaaattttttgtgtgtgtatgtatgtgggtgGGTTTTAAGGGAATGAGTTTCTTGAAGATCTTATTCCTCcgtgctgtctttttttttgtagtttctaGACTGAAACAAAAAGCCCATCCCATATCATAACATATAATACTGTCTAAATAAAACTTTCTATGATGATAGAAACATTAAGTATCTACACTGGTATAGCAGCTACTAGCCCCACATGGCTagtgaacacttgaaatgtggcttgtGTTACtgagaactgaattttaaattttacttaatacaaaattaagcagccacatgtggctagtggctaccatgcTAGACATCGCAGAATTAGAACATAAAAAAATTCTATAAGTAACTAGAATACTGGTAGTCCTAGACGTTTCTTGCATTCTGAAAGCCATAGAACTGAAGTTGTTTTTATGTAtggttatttctacttttttaaaaaagcaaattcttGCTGGTCTATATAAtagaatgacttattttcttaCGTGGTAAGAACAGAAATCCTACAAGGAACTGGGAGCTAGGCTGGCAGGGAAAATTGAAGGTGATGTGTTTAATAGGAATGTAATGCAAATACTTCTGTTTTCAAAGAGAGAAATTATTGCTTATGAACATTACTGGAGcctgggctttttgtttttttacttaagTAAATAGGTAAGGAACAAATTTCCCATTGATTGGGACCCTTACTCAGATTTCCCAGTGGTTACTTCTATTTGGTATTATTCTTCCAGAACTTGTTCCAGGTATTTATTTACTCTCTGTGCAGTGATGTAAGCTAATGCTGCATATACTTGTATAGCATTGAATATAACTAGTTGGTTTAACAATTCTCTTATTGTTGAAGATGtaagttgtttccattttctcactGTTAACAATATCCTTGCACTTGCATATACCTCTTATATGTTTGTTTAGTGTATTCTTCTAACAGTGAATAGTATTTTCAACTGAATATAATGAAGGTGGACCTAAGCATTGGAAAAATGGAGCAGGTACAGCCTTCCTAAAGCATGTGAAGGGAGAAACtaattgaaaactaaaaatacaaataattgatATGGGTTAattcacattttatgtatatcATTAACTAATGAGCaggagaaaaatgggcaaaatacatgGAGCAGTTCTCAAAGTATACAATGGCCAGTAATATTTTTCATGGTCAGCCCTGacagtaatacaaataaaatccaaagaaaaATGACATGGCATTTTTTGTTACTGTATTTTGGGCAGTATTAAAAACACCAGCAATGCCAAAGGTATATGGGAAATGGGTTCTTTTATTTCTTGGAATGTAAACTGGAACTATTTCTGGAGGAATAGAGTAGCACAAACAATTcaattgtctctacaaaagatgcTATATACATTTCCCCCTAGCTTTTCTATTATGACATGTACCAAATTGTCACACCATTCAAGCACCTGTAGGAAATAAGAGTTTAAAGAAACAAATGTTACAGATGAGTTCTAGAGTGCTCTAAGAAGCTGATTTAAAGAAAAGATTAGGCCTCCacctagagttttatttttattttttatttatttttttgggatggagtcttgctctgtcacccagactggagtgcagtggcactgcaacctccacctccatgggttcaagcgattctcatgcctcagcctcgagtagctgggcctacaagcacatgccaccacgcctggctaatttttctatttttaatagagatggggtttcaccatgttggccagactggactcgagttcctgacctcaggtaaatccacccgcctcagcctaccaaaatgTGGGTAttaaaagtgtgagccaccatgcccagccccagaaaTAAGAGTTTAGAACGTCTGATAGAAATAAACtcatatagaaataaattttgcAAGAGattgcttaactttttttttttttttttaaattaataaaaaaacaaagatgctCCCATAATACTCTCAGATagtgaagaagaagaaatgatcaTTTTGGAACCAGACAAGAATCCAAAGAAAATAAGGTAACAAATTTCTGGTTTAtttcaaatgtatacatatactcAACACTTCTAGAGGTTTGCTCTCTGGTTTTACTCTCATCTTGCCACATGACTATAAACAAAAAGACATCCCTTTTTCATTAGAGATCCATCTGTTCTGTGATTTTTTTACCTTGTGATTTATAAAAATTAGGACCTAAATCTATAATATAAACTTCTTGGATGCCAGTCTTACTCATAGCTGACACATTTTAGATCCTACTGGAAAACTAAGAAATGCCTCTTATTTCAATAATCCAAAACTTAACAAACATACTCTTAGTAAATTCTTACTTTGCTTTATTCACAGAACACAGACCACCAGtgcaaaacaagaaaaagcacCAAGTAAAAAGccagtgaaaagaagaaaaaagaagagagctgCCAATTAAAGCTAACAgttgtatatctgtatatataactATTAAAAGGGATATTTATTCCATTCTGAGAACCCTGGGTATTTTTAATTCACAAATCCATTATAAAATCtagcaggattttaaaaatagttttttgtttttaatgtgctttaaaataataaacctgGAGCATTTCTCATCTGTTAATTTGCATATAAGCTTCCCACCCTCTTCCGCTCCCAACCTCTGTTGAGTTCACCTCGCAAAACCTAAACAGGTTTTACAAAGAGCGAAAAAGTCTGGGGACTCTCTACTGTATCTATCTCTGAATACTGTATTCAGATATGCTTAGATTAGATTATGCCCAAGTCAGCAAATTGATCCAGTTGCTTAGGAAAATTAATGTCAGAATTTGAGGGTCTGTTTTCCTAAACCTACTTTAATTTTAGAGGAAGGCTTTTCACTTCCCATTATATAGTAAACCAAGTAAACTTCTTTACTAAGCAAAATCCTGAGGAAGTTAAATTTGACTTGCAAAGTTTTCCAAATCAATTTATTATCCTGACAGCTGGCATCATTAATACTTTAACAAAACCACTTAAAATTAGCCAAATATCTAAGACAGATACATAtacaaaagatatacaaattaaaaccatttaaaaagtaatagatACCATAATTTGTACTTGGGCACAACTTCTGTATTCAGAAATGATTGTAAAATTAAAACCTAAGTTAAAAACTGTACACCATATACTTTGAGTGATTTACATCTTAGAAAAAACAAAGGCAGTCTTTCATTGTTACAGATTTAGTGTCTCTGGTGGGTTGAGGAGAGAAACACCATGATACCTGTaagtagggaaaaaaaaagcatttttagtaAACACTCACTGGGTAAAGGAGATCATGGAATAATGTTTGTACTCATGTACTGGGAACTAAAAAATGCTATTTCTGTCTGACCGACTTGATGGTTTTAGAAACACTGTCTGGTCCCTGAAACACACATGCATgcccccttccttctctcttctcccccaGACCCAGGGCAGAAAGCATGAACTACAACCTTCTTCAAACACATAACCAATTTAGAGAACAGCTTCTCAAGGAGGCTATGGCAGATTCATGAATAAGGTTAAAATGTCAAAGATCTCTGAACCATAATCTAGAAAAGTAAGCTTCAATATCCAAGTTAATTCTTACTTtgaatttttgtacttttctctTATTGACTGTTGTGCATGCTGTGGTGCTTTGAGGTAGGTCTGGTGAAGGTCCATGAGACAAGGCTTAAGACTTTCCAGGGTATATCCAGTCTTTCGTATTAATGATTCAGGCTACAGAGAAGGGAATAGAGAACCCCTGAGTTTTGCTTTTAGTAACACACCAAACACAGTAAATAGTTGCCATTAAGCTTATGTTAAATTCCAGTATTAATCTTTTCCAACTAACTACTAGTTTTCTTAGGCCATTATTCCATCCCTCGATCCATTTTCTACTACTTTCCCTGCCAGCAACAGGTCAGATGCTTTTAAAAAAGCTCACCTTTCAATCCAAGTTACAACTAAGCTTACTACCTAACAAACACTGTTCAACAGGTAACATGCCTTAAACAGTATATAATCATCCCTCAGTGTACATGAGGGATTCGTTCCAGGACCCTTCCCAAATATACCCAAATCTGTACATATTCAAGTCCTGCAGTCACCCTTCCATATATATGGGTTGTGAATCCCCTGAATACTGTAGTTTCAGTCCACATTTGAttggaaaaaaatccatgtgtaaGTGGACtcacacagttcaaacctgtgtttttCAAAGGTCAACTAtatatatttgaagtttttccaaGTAAGAACATCTAGGCAACCCTCAGTTTTGTAGGACAATTATTATTTAATCTGGCACAGGCATTTCAGTCACAAGATAGGTGTGTGAAGACCGTAATACATACCCAGCTTTGTCCCGTGACTGTGTAGAGTGCTAAATGAAAGGCAGCTCCAGCAATAACTGATGGCAAATACTTTAGGTATGGGTCGGCATCTATCAAACTTAATTCTCCCAAAAACTggaataaaaaatactttatgatCACAAGAGCGTTTAGAATTCAACTGTCAAACCTCTGCCTTGTAACCTaattttttcctgcctttgatAATGGCTCTGTAGCAACTCTAGAAAAAATATCTCACAGCCTCATCTTTAAACATATCAATCATTTTAGTGTTTTGTTCCATCCTCATCCTGTATTTTCCCTcctttattaacttttaaaaaacaactctTCTGACTACCCATCCCCAAGATGTCATCCTTAGACCTCTGCTTCTAGTGCTTTCCTGATATAGATTATCTTTTGCCAGCAGTAGGCTTTCTTCCATACTGCAGCATTAATCTCCCTCTGAATACTAAATCTCTTCACCACCGCTGTACAAAGGAACTAGGTTCCTGTACAAAGGAATTAGGGCTTACCCCTAATTATTACCTAAGAATCGCCATTCAACAAAATGAAAGTTAACTCACCATTGCTAAACTTTCAACTTTGCAGTTTGCAGGCTGCTGATGCAGAAAGTATTGGGTAAGAAACTGATTTACTGTTGGAGCAGCTAAGTCAAAAGTAAGGACTTTCAAAACTAGATGCTCCATTCTCAGAACTTGTTTCTTGGTGTAGGTATCATCTGTAATGTACACAAACTCTGCTACTTCTGGGGGGTATATTTCTTCAAACTTTCTACAATGAAAAAAGTTTTAAGTAATCAGTCCTAAAAGAGAAGCAAGCTTCCTTATCCCAGTTCTGAAATCCCATTAGCAGAATATGGAATGAATCCAAAATCCACACCAACTGCATTTCCAGACACTTGATCATCATTTCTAGTAGAGACTGGATAGCTAATTGTTAATTAAAAGGCCCAAATCAATAAAGGACTTTTGAGATATTTTCCCCAGTTCAGTCAAAGGAAGTAAATGAAAGGCATGAGACTTCTCGAGATGGGAACAATGCCAGAGTTCACCAAGTAGCtgaaaatttaggaaatacaagTCAGGAAAACAtgtttcatgttttcatttttaaatttagtttttctttcttttttctttttttttttttttgagacaagagtcttgctctgtcgcccaggccagagtgcagtggtgcaatcttagctcgctgcaacctccacctcctgggttcaagcgattctcctgcctcagcctccctagtagctgagattacaggcatgcatcaccatgcccagctaatttttgtatttttagtagagacagggtttcgccatgatggccaggctggtctcaaactcctgacctcaagtgatccgcccgcctcggcctcccaaagtgctgggattacaggcgcgagccaccgcacccagcctttactTCTTAATAAAAGAGACACTGCTTATACGCCAGAAAGTAATATTggaaggaaaatgttttaaaatttgtaaccTAGTGTACTATATCATGTTCAAGGAATCCAGTTGGGGGAAAATTAGTGTTCTAGattagaacagtttcatcctccTCCACTGCCCTAAGCCCCAGCACATTGCCATCCCTAAAGTAGTCACTGACTCTGCCTGGTGTATGTTAAAAGGtcaccattaaaaaaatcaatttcttccCTAGACAAAAGGTCGTGATCACTTTTAAACAAACCAAGGTAGACTTACGAGGCTAACAGCATAGCAGCAGTGCCCACAAGCTGAAGCTTTCCTCTCAGCACTGACATGGAAGACAGGAACCTATCAATGTAGTTCACAGCCAAatgcagggtctcattctgtagTTTATATTCTTCTCCTACTTCAACTAACCAGTCCACGAGGATAGCTCTCATACTGTTAGTGATGTCTGGCTGTTTCTTCATGTAACCCACTTTAGGTTTACATTTAACCTattgagaaaattatttataGTGTTAAAATTATTCTAGTGTAAAAACTGCAATTAGATTATTTTACCATTAATTAAGAGAGGCTACATGCTGTAAACTTAACTGTAGCATTAGAATAATTCATTAgtttaaaaatttcaacattatcctctcaatttcatttagcCACATTTAACAAATACATTATACAAACTGGATTCAGAGAACCTTTACCTCCATTTCCCTAAGGTATGTGTGAATATCCTCATGGTAGTCTGGTACTTCATTAACACTCACTGGCTTTTCATCTTCTAATACAATTGACATGTCCATAGTATGTGGTGACTCTGGGACAATTCAAAAGATATGATTAAATTAATTGTTTGCCTATTTAGTTTAATAGCTAAAAATGACTGCCATGGAAGGAATCTCATATTAACAAAGCACTTATTTCTTCAAACTAAAAAGAGCTTCTCATGACAACATATGTAGAATATTTTACCCTAGTCTCAGTATCTCTGTACATAGAGCTTTGGAATGATTTTAGttaatgagggaaaaaaaaaaaaacatattggtAGGCCCCTAACAGGAAAATGAGAATCAGGTATTATCTTAAAGTATCCATCTTCCACAACAGAAAGGAGCAAATGGCATGGTGGTTCTGTTAGGACAGAACACTTTTAAAATCCAAGTTTTGAGATAATATCTAAGATTTGTCCCAAGAGAAACTGCAGATCCCAGAGTCTGACATATATAAAGCACAAGTAGGCAATAGCTAGAATCAGTTAAATGGCCTCTATTAACAAGTGTTATTAAGAAATTAGGTTTGTTATGGGCAAATAGATTAAcactataaataatttattttttgtagtataaattattttgaagcaaagaGTATCATCCATTATTCCTTTCACTTCAAAGATCACCTTGAGATTAAACATTTTCTGCAAAATTttgataaaaacacacaaattattaTTTCCAAAGGACTTTTCCTGCTCACCCCTCCTTCCTCACAATCAATacaactaaaattaaaatgagattggATTTAGTGAGCTGTCCAGTGACTCAATATCCCTAGGGCAAAGAAATAGTACAAACTGCAAAGAGCTGTTTACAGAAGCTACTTTAATACATGGGTAAGAGTAAACAGCCATGGTACAACTATTTACTTGTAGGAGGAAAAGTGTCACTTTCTGGTATCAGATGCTAATCCAGACTGGTtttatagaaacaaaattataaaactggaaGAGATGTTATGTAATCACAATATTTAAGACTGCATCTTCAAATAGCACTAAGTGATATATAAGTGagttaaataaaactgaaatctaTTCTCCCAACCAAGAACACATTTATGGGATCAgattaaaataagcatttaagaTCTAATTATAATTAGATTGATGTGACTGGCAGTGAACCTGAAAGAGCACTGGATAAGGATCTTTTTGTATGTCACCAAGTCAAGTGTTAGCTGTGAGATCTGAGATAAGTCACATCCTTTCTAAGCCTTGTTACATTAAACCTAACTCACTATAGTCAAAATGACTACATAAGACATCTTAAAATGCAAATCATTAATATCatctaataattataattaccGTAATTCCACACAGATTTTCCTTAAAACTTACCAAAACTACCATCCATTGGATAATCAAGAGGGACCAATGGTTTTCTGGGTCCAGGTAAACTAATGGCTGAATTAAAAGCCAGGGCATCTTCACGCTCTGTTTTTTGAGATTCAGCTGGCTTCTTCTGAGCTTCTTTTTCTGCTTCATCCACATGAATGGTGAACGCAGGCTGTTTACTGTTTGCTTTCCAAGGAGGAACGGTGACATGCTCATCATTTACAGGAAGATCCTTAAGGGGTGcaacctaaaaaaaaattaataactggCTTTGAGCCTACTAGTCTTGCATTCTTTCTCTTATGGGTGTTGGCCTTTGCTTTTTCTCCCAAATACTCTATCAGGAATTAAACTTTCTGGGACAAAGAAGAGTTTGAGTATTCAAAAGAGAAGGGATGTTCCCATTTGTCACAGGCATTCCCACAAAGGCTATCAATAGATAACACTAGGTGGAATTATGCAAAACTTATCAGGGCCACAAGAAGGGTCGGGTGACAGGCCAATACGTGACAAGTTTAGGAAAGACATGGCAAAAAAATTGTTGGTTCACCACTGTCGCCCGAGGGTGGAGCAACAGAGCAAATCCGGCTAAAATGGCGGAATTTGCCAAAAGCAAAGTATTTTGTACACGCTTTTCTAAAGTAGAGGTCATCTCTTAACCGTGAGGAGGATAGGGGTC
Proteins encoded:
- the CCNA2 gene encoding cyclin-A2 encodes the protein MLGNSAPGPATREAGSALLALQQTALQEDQENINPEKAAPVQQPRTRAALAVLKSGNPRGLAQQQRPKTRRVAPLKDLPVNDEHVTVPPWKANSKQPAFTIHVDEAEKEAQKKPAESQKTEREDALAFNSAISLPGPRKPLVPLDYPMDGSFESPHTMDMSIVLEDEKPVSVNEVPDYHEDIHTYLREMEVKCKPKVGYMKKQPDITNSMRAILVDWLVEVGEEYKLQNETLHLAVNYIDRFLSSMSVLRGKLQLVGTAAMLLASKFEEIYPPEVAEFVYITDDTYTKKQVLRMEHLVLKVLTFDLAAPTVNQFLTQYFLHQQPANCKVESLAMFLGELSLIDADPYLKYLPSVIAGAAFHLALYTVTGQSWPESLIRKTGYTLESLKPCLMDLHQTYLKAPQHAQQSIREKYKNSKYHGVSLLNPPETLNL